A part of Dehalogenimonas sp. W genomic DNA contains:
- a CDS encoding iron-containing alcohol dehydrogenase yields MAELQTFKYDIGGGRFRSIYLGRDILDQLADCAGGLGADKFFIITDDNVAGAFLEPVKAELSKVAETHALIFPAGEQSKTLTTLEELGAKVLDARATKSSVIVCLGGGVVGNLGGLLSALLFRGIRFFHIPTTMVAQIDSAIGQKQAVNYKRGKNLFGQYYPPEFVFIDFGFLRKLPERQIKAGLAESVKHGLCQEETFFEYINQRAPEFSWDDIEYISAHTIELKLELLVIDPYEGKLDPQLELGHTIGHALEIRKNGQLLHGESIAIGMTVESRISVAQGFMEPELAERIEAIFQKIGLPTRIPADISIDQILETLTFDNKRRTAINDFFLLEKFGSFHKENGKISCKVPEPLLRQVLERCY; encoded by the coding sequence ATGGCAGAATTACAGACCTTTAAATATGACATCGGCGGCGGACGCTTCCGTTCCATCTACCTGGGTCGCGACATTCTGGACCAACTGGCCGATTGCGCGGGTGGTCTGGGCGCCGATAAGTTTTTCATCATTACCGATGACAACGTGGCCGGTGCTTTTCTGGAACCCGTCAAGGCGGAACTGTCGAAAGTAGCCGAAACCCATGCCCTGATATTTCCCGCCGGTGAACAATCCAAGACCCTGACCACGCTGGAAGAGCTGGGTGCCAAGGTGCTTGACGCCCGCGCCACCAAGTCCAGTGTGATTGTCTGTCTGGGCGGCGGCGTGGTGGGCAATCTCGGCGGTCTGCTTTCCGCCCTGCTGTTCCGGGGTATCCGCTTTTTCCATATTCCCACCACCATGGTGGCCCAGATTGATTCGGCCATCGGGCAGAAGCAGGCGGTTAATTACAAAAGGGGCAAGAATCTCTTCGGGCAGTATTACCCGCCGGAATTCGTGTTTATTGACTTCGGTTTTCTGCGAAAACTGCCGGAGCGACAGATTAAAGCCGGGCTGGCTGAATCGGTTAAGCACGGTTTGTGTCAGGAAGAAACCTTTTTTGAATACATCAATCAGAGAGCGCCGGAGTTTTCCTGGGATGATATTGAGTATATCTCGGCCCACACTATTGAACTGAAACTGGAACTGCTGGTTATTGATCCGTATGAGGGCAAGCTGGATCCGCAATTGGAACTGGGCCATACCATCGGTCATGCGCTGGAGATCAGGAAAAACGGCCAACTGCTGCACGGTGAATCCATCGCCATCGGCATGACAGTTGAATCCCGTATTTCGGTGGCTCAGGGTTTCATGGAACCGGAACTGGCCGAACGTATAGAAGCTATTTTCCAGAAAATTGGTCTGCCGACCCGTATTCCGGCCGACATTTCCATTGATCAGATTTTGGAGACGCTCACCTTTGATAATAAGCGGCGTACCGCCATTAATGACTTTTTCCTCCTTGAAAAATTCGGTAGCTTCCACAAGGAGAACGGCAAGATTTCCTGCAAAGTTCCGGAGCCGCTGCTGAGACAGGTTCTTGAGCGCTGCTACTAG
- the der gene encoding ribosome biogenesis GTPase Der, producing MNNIPTVAIVGRQNVGKSTLLNRLTGKRQAITEDLPGTTRDRLHVPMNYAGRDFVLVDTGGMVRGEDGDFITHAVNDQVRLAMKEASLILFLTEAKTGLTPQDEEVADEVRRSGKPVIMVVNKVDNTRLTHHAAEFHALGLGEPMPISAYHGRGAEDLLDLVVEMLPPEEKAPNEPDRLQIAIAGRANVGKSSLLNAFIGEERAIVSAVPGTTRDAIDTPIDFEAGGVVLIDTAGIRRRGKIERGIEEYSVIRSLHAIDRADVVLIVLDAGEPATAQDTHIAGYARDKCRGLILVINKSDLLKEVDMANFDRNMASRFKFIPYARRLYVSALTGEGLEGVIPAAFEVQQERKRRIPTPELNSLIRHALARHSPPSAHGRVLKVLYATQVGVCPPEIVFFVNDPALVHFSFERFLENRLRETYGFAGTPIKLTFKGRGEK from the coding sequence ATGAATAATATACCGACCGTGGCCATCGTCGGCCGGCAGAATGTAGGTAAGTCTACACTGCTGAACCGGCTGACCGGCAAGCGACAGGCCATCACCGAAGACCTGCCCGGCACTACTCGTGACCGGCTGCACGTTCCCATGAATTATGCCGGCCGGGATTTCGTACTGGTTGATACCGGCGGCATGGTGCGCGGCGAAGATGGTGATTTCATTACCCATGCCGTCAATGACCAGGTAAGATTGGCGATGAAGGAAGCTTCGTTGATCCTTTTCCTGACTGAAGCCAAGACCGGTTTGACGCCTCAGGATGAGGAAGTGGCCGATGAAGTACGCCGCAGCGGCAAACCGGTGATCATGGTGGTCAACAAGGTAGACAATACCCGGTTAACCCACCACGCTGCGGAATTTCATGCCCTGGGATTGGGTGAACCGATGCCCATTTCAGCCTACCACGGACGCGGTGCCGAAGACTTGCTGGACCTGGTCGTGGAAATGCTGCCGCCGGAGGAAAAAGCCCCTAATGAACCTGACCGATTGCAAATTGCCATCGCCGGCCGGGCTAATGTGGGTAAATCATCGCTGTTGAATGCATTTATCGGGGAAGAACGAGCCATTGTTTCCGCTGTGCCCGGCACTACCCGGGACGCGATTGATACACCTATTGACTTTGAAGCCGGGGGTGTGGTACTTATAGATACTGCTGGCATCAGGCGGCGCGGCAAGATTGAACGGGGTATTGAAGAATACAGCGTCATCCGTTCGTTACATGCCATTGACCGGGCCGACGTGGTTCTCATCGTCCTTGATGCCGGTGAGCCGGCGACCGCCCAGGACACTCACATCGCCGGCTATGCCAGGGATAAGTGCCGCGGTCTGATTCTGGTAATTAACAAGTCTGATCTGCTGAAAGAAGTGGATATGGCTAATTTTGATAGAAATATGGCGTCCCGCTTCAAGTTTATTCCCTATGCCCGTCGTCTCTATGTTTCTGCATTGACAGGGGAAGGGCTTGAGGGGGTGATTCCCGCAGCTTTTGAAGTGCAGCAGGAGCGCAAAAGGCGCATACCTACCCCTGAGCTTAACAGCCTGATTCGCCATGCCCTGGCCCGACATTCGCCGCCCAGCGCTCACGGCCGGGTGCTGAAGGTGCTTTATGCTACTCAGGTAGGAGTCTGCCCGCCGGAGATTGTATTTTTTGTTAATGACCCGGCTCTGGTTCATTTTTCCTTTGAACGCTTTCTGGAGAACCGGTTGCGGGAAACCTACGGTTTTGCCGGGACGCCGATTAAACTGACCTTTAAGGGCAGAGGTGAAAAATAA
- a CDS encoding prenyltransferase, whose product MSAATSPVAVPFNYWVQAARLKFLPQGVLPVIIGGAAAVSQEVFNPGYFVLAFIAAAAVQVGLTMFNDTLDFQYGTDRSTPGAKNPFSGGSGVLTTGRIQPRQAMQVIIGLYILALVIGIYFAFVVGIASLGIAAIGAAISIVYSARPFRLAYRGLGELAMLIGYGPVITGWAYYIHAGVLTSDILLIGLIPGLSMWTMILINEIPDYAEDRQAGKKNLTYRLGPAGAKNLFIGSLAGIYIFIAWLLIIGVLPGAAGLVFGGLPLAFAAARAAHLHYSNPLKVAAANKYMVLVYFVTNTAVAAGLLIG is encoded by the coding sequence TTGAGCGCTGCTACTAGCCCGGTTGCGGTACCCTTTAATTACTGGGTACAGGCTGCCCGACTGAAATTTCTGCCGCAAGGCGTTCTGCCGGTCATTATCGGCGGCGCGGCGGCCGTGTCGCAAGAGGTTTTTAACCCCGGTTATTTCGTGCTGGCTTTTATCGCGGCAGCCGCGGTGCAAGTCGGTCTGACCATGTTTAACGATACACTGGATTTCCAGTACGGCACCGACCGTTCAACCCCCGGGGCCAAGAACCCCTTTTCCGGTGGCTCCGGTGTGTTGACCACCGGCCGTATTCAGCCGCGACAGGCGATGCAGGTAATCATCGGGCTATATATACTGGCTCTGGTCATCGGTATTTACTTCGCCTTTGTCGTCGGCATCGCCAGCCTGGGTATTGCGGCGATTGGGGCGGCTATCTCCATTGTTTATTCGGCTCGGCCATTTCGGCTGGCTTATCGAGGCCTGGGGGAGCTGGCTATGCTGATCGGCTACGGCCCGGTGATAACCGGCTGGGCTTATTATATCCACGCAGGGGTGTTGACCAGTGATATCCTGTTGATTGGGCTGATTCCGGGCTTGAGCATGTGGACGATGATTCTGATTAATGAAATACCGGACTATGCTGAAGACCGGCAGGCGGGTAAGAAAAACCTGACCTACCGGCTGGGGCCGGCCGGGGCTAAAAATCTTTTTATCGGGTCACTGGCCGGGATTTATATTTTTATTGCCTGGTTATTGATAATCGGCGTCTTGCCCGGAGCTGCCGGGCTGGTTTTCGGCGGTCTGCCGCTGGCTTTTGCCGCCGCCCGCGCCGCCCATCTTCATTATTCCAATCCGCTTAAAGTAGCCGCGGCCAACAAATATATGGTTCTGGTCTATTTTGTTACCAATACGGCGGTGGCCGCAGGATTATTAATAGGATGA
- a CDS encoding class I SAM-dependent methyltransferase codes for MGEGTIAAGQHLQDPGFESEAAKKRKAYMLELFGYQAPKYDLHDDIIGMGIHRRWVKDVLKVIGHYKKDKTELKMLDLACGTGFVTFNTTRNFPELKIDAFDLVPEMVEVAKKRYDKAFKGRDINFWVGDSEVPYGENKYDIITTCFAFRNFANKNLAAQNVFKALKPGGIFIIQDMTKPEKQPLRGLYLFALKYLLPVIGTILGTAKGSPRYLYHSVMLLPKNTDIAKILTDNGFTDVWHKYQSGGMGTVVAGYKK; via the coding sequence ATGGGGGAAGGGACGATAGCAGCGGGGCAGCACCTTCAAGACCCGGGTTTTGAGTCTGAAGCAGCCAAAAAGCGCAAAGCGTATATGCTGGAGCTTTTCGGCTATCAGGCCCCCAAGTATGATCTTCATGACGATATCATCGGTATGGGTATTCATCGCCGGTGGGTCAAGGATGTCCTCAAGGTTATCGGTCATTATAAAAAAGACAAAACAGAACTGAAGATGCTGGATCTGGCCTGCGGCACCGGCTTCGTCACCTTCAATACCACGCGCAATTTTCCGGAATTAAAGATTGATGCCTTTGACCTGGTGCCGGAAATGGTTGAGGTGGCGAAAAAACGTTACGACAAGGCCTTTAAGGGTAGGGACATTAATTTCTGGGTGGGCGATTCTGAAGTGCCTTACGGTGAGAATAAGTATGACATCATCACCACCTGTTTTGCCTTCCGTAATTTTGCCAATAAGAACCTGGCCGCACAGAATGTGTTCAAGGCGCTTAAGCCCGGCGGTATCTTTATCATTCAGGATATGACCAAGCCGGAAAAACAACCTTTGCGCGGTTTATATCTCTTTGCTCTGAAATACCTGTTGCCGGTCATCGGCACGATTCTGGGGACAGCCAAGGGGTCGCCGCGCTATCTTTATCATTCGGTGATGTTGTTGCCGAAAAACACCGACATCGCCAAAATACTGACTGATAACGGTTTTACCGATGTATGGCACAAATACCAAAGCGGCGGTATGGGGACCGTTGTGGCGGGCTATAAGAAATGA
- the argF gene encoding ornithine carbamoyltransferase: MRSKDLLSISDLESHEIRLLLADATALKAEPRQNTLAGKTLALVFEKPSLRTRVSFELAIKQLGGEAIYLSPAEVGLGKRESVADVARVLSRFVDALAVRTFSQGTLEELAQWARVPVINALSDTEHPCQALADLLTIFEHKGEFPGLKLAYVGDGNNVAVSLALAAASVGLNCTVATPKGYEMPAAAVRQARALAATNRCVFNAVNDPAEAVKGADAVYTDVWISMGQEAENEIRLKAFAGYQVDEALVSQAKPDALIMHPLPAHYGQEVAEGLLDRPQSVVFDQAENRLHVQKALLADMLGGLLMSWAA, translated from the coding sequence ATGAGATCTAAAGACCTGCTTTCAATTTCTGATTTGGAAAGTCATGAGATACGCCTATTGCTGGCCGACGCAACGGCACTGAAGGCCGAACCGCGGCAAAATACGCTGGCGGGCAAGACGCTGGCACTGGTGTTTGAAAAGCCGTCGCTTCGGACCCGGGTCAGTTTTGAACTGGCTATAAAGCAACTCGGAGGGGAGGCCATCTACCTTTCGCCGGCTGAGGTTGGCCTGGGCAAGCGGGAAAGCGTGGCCGATGTTGCCCGGGTACTGTCCCGTTTTGTGGATGCCCTGGCGGTACGCACCTTCAGCCAGGGAACCCTGGAAGAACTGGCCCAGTGGGCTCGCGTCCCGGTAATTAACGCGCTGTCCGATACGGAACATCCCTGTCAGGCACTGGCTGATCTGCTGACGATATTTGAGCATAAAGGCGAGTTTCCCGGACTGAAGCTGGCCTATGTGGGCGATGGCAATAACGTGGCGGTCAGTCTGGCGCTGGCGGCGGCCTCGGTCGGACTGAATTGCACTGTTGCCACTCCCAAAGGCTATGAGATGCCGGCGGCGGCGGTCAGGCAGGCACGGGCGCTGGCGGCAACCAATAGATGCGTTTTCAATGCCGTTAATGACCCCGCTGAAGCCGTAAAAGGCGCTGATGCCGTCTATACCGATGTCTGGATCAGCATGGGACAGGAAGCCGAGAATGAAATTCGGCTAAAAGCCTTTGCCGGTTATCAGGTGGATGAAGCGCTGGTAAGTCAGGCCAAGCCGGATGCGCTCATTATGCATCCGCTGCCGGCGCACTATGGCCAGGAAGTGGCGGAAGGTTTGCTGGATCGGCCGCAATCGGTGGTATTTGATCAGGCCGAAAACCGGCTGCATGTTCAGAAAGCCCTGTTAGCGGATATGCTGGGCGGGTTGCTGATGTCCTGGGCGGCTTAA
- a CDS encoding methyltransferase domain-containing protein has translation MVEPKFFETIAPAYDFLTRLFMGGTYESMRKRMLNEDTSHMDILDLCCGTGYICNTIEARRIVGLDQSDAMLARNAKVKRENKTLIKGNAYQMDFKPEEFDRVYNSSASHEFKLFSRLIQKSYEILKPGGKLIIFDIYQPKNPILSFFMNTFVRYVVERGIMFVHTKDEWRKMLQDAGFIIEELDVVRGLYIFARVRKPE, from the coding sequence ATGGTAGAACCTAAATTTTTTGAGACGATTGCTCCGGCATATGACTTTCTGACCAGGTTGTTCATGGGCGGGACTTATGAAAGCATGCGTAAACGGATGCTTAACGAAGATACCTCCCATATGGATATTCTGGACCTGTGCTGCGGCACCGGTTATATCTGTAACACGATTGAAGCCAGACGGATAGTTGGCTTGGATCAATCCGACGCTATGCTGGCGCGTAACGCCAAGGTGAAGCGGGAAAACAAAACGCTCATCAAAGGCAATGCCTACCAAATGGATTTCAAGCCGGAAGAATTTGACCGGGTCTACAATTCCAGTGCCTCTCATGAGTTTAAACTTTTTTCGCGTCTGATTCAGAAGAGCTACGAGATACTCAAGCCGGGCGGCAAGTTAATCATTTTTGATATTTACCAGCCGAAAAACCCGATTCTTTCCTTTTTCATGAATACCTTTGTCCGTTATGTGGTTGAGCGCGGCATTATGTTTGTGCATACCAAGGATGAATGGCGTAAAATGCTTCAGGATGCCGGTTTTATAATTGAAGAGCTGGACGTGGTTCGGGGATTGTATATATTCGCCCGGGTCAGGAAGCCGGAATAA
- a CDS encoding MarR family winged helix-turn-helix transcriptional regulator, with translation MNHYFKQEIELGCLLAQSKTLMDRILIREMAHVKSMPPEQGALLHTIYDGRDYLIEDLMVMTLKERSTIIRLVGRLKDKGLVSTSVVPGTRKHLVRITEAGKHAFDPVLMTDCFVSIFCALTPEEQTSLQEILDKLIKSEIKSLQASRKHPHDSVFDA, from the coding sequence TTGAACCATTACTTCAAACAAGAAATTGAACTGGGTTGCCTGTTGGCTCAGTCAAAAACTTTGATGGACCGGATATTGATCAGAGAGATGGCCCATGTTAAGTCCATGCCGCCGGAGCAAGGGGCTCTGTTGCACACAATATACGATGGCAGGGATTACCTGATTGAAGATTTGATGGTTATGACTCTCAAAGAACGAAGCACCATCATTCGTCTGGTCGGCAGGTTGAAAGACAAGGGGCTTGTCAGCACCAGTGTTGTTCCCGGCACCCGTAAACATCTGGTAAGAATAACAGAGGCTGGTAAACACGCATTTGACCCGGTTTTAATGACCGATTGTTTCGTTTCTATTTTTTGTGCCCTGACCCCGGAGGAACAAACATCCTTGCAGGAGATTTTAGATAAATTGATAAAGTCAGAAATCAAGTCCTTGCAGGCTTCACGCAAGCATCCTCACGACAGTGTGTTTGACGCCTAA
- a CDS encoding reductive dehalogenase, whose translation MTVRFHSTISRRDFMKGLGLTGAGLGVAAAATPGFHDLDELVGSYEQKRDWWIRERDYEDITTEVDWDVYQAYDPKTHPAVPVSDAVRAATQARVAKDKSEGLAGRLPGYDRRGMAWYSASGQFNFSVPWTGSNSYWKPSEGDNAVPYNESSDYNLQVLRAAFHSFGTPAVGVIELNEHMKRLFNKGLCVWEDIDEPFQDEQKLYHIPNKCKWLVVWESQMTQSQGTFGYSKNPDTLSGYGSSVPLGRMDMQGYDWAGSVWNRATSFIKGLGYYALRPGGMMPSQNTAYGVFAGLSEQGRPHYRMSPGWGLCSRYADSAITDMPLAPTKPIDFGGHRFCNTCKRCGEVCPSQSIDMSDEPSWDTVVPRNNPGIKAFWMNWDTCSGFGAPVNCGICQPTCPFNHPSEAIIHPVVRAVAGNTGIFNGFFATMDRTFGYGKVRSEDEMEAWWTRDLSTFKGDTINGAGKFNW comes from the coding sequence ATGACAGTCAGGTTCCACTCAACAATTTCCCGCCGTGATTTTATGAAAGGACTCGGGTTGACCGGCGCCGGGTTAGGTGTTGCGGCGGCTGCAACTCCCGGTTTTCATGACCTGGACGAGTTAGTCGGTTCGTATGAACAAAAGCGTGATTGGTGGATCAGGGAACGGGATTATGAGGACATTACTACTGAAGTAGATTGGGATGTTTATCAGGCATATGACCCTAAAACTCACCCCGCAGTGCCGGTCTCGGATGCAGTCAGGGCGGCTACTCAGGCACGGGTGGCCAAAGACAAGTCCGAGGGACTTGCAGGGAGGCTGCCCGGTTATGATCGGCGCGGCATGGCATGGTACTCCGCCTCAGGTCAATTTAACTTCAGCGTGCCGTGGACCGGTTCCAACAGTTACTGGAAACCTTCAGAAGGTGATAATGCTGTTCCGTATAATGAAAGTTCCGATTATAACCTTCAGGTGTTGAGGGCTGCCTTTCATTCATTCGGCACACCGGCGGTCGGGGTGATTGAATTGAACGAACACATGAAGCGCTTGTTCAATAAAGGACTGTGCGTGTGGGAAGATATTGATGAACCGTTCCAGGATGAACAGAAACTGTACCATATACCCAACAAATGCAAATGGCTCGTGGTTTGGGAGAGTCAGATGACTCAAAGTCAGGGCACGTTTGGGTATTCCAAAAACCCTGATACTCTCAGCGGCTACGGTTCATCTGTGCCTTTGGGCAGAATGGATATGCAGGGTTATGACTGGGCCGGATCGGTATGGAACCGCGCCACTTCTTTTATCAAGGGACTGGGATACTATGCTCTCAGGCCTGGTGGTATGATGCCATCGCAAAATACTGCTTATGGCGTTTTTGCTGGCCTTTCCGAGCAAGGGCGGCCTCACTATCGCATGAGCCCCGGTTGGGGGCTTTGCAGCCGCTACGCTGATTCGGCGATTACTGATATGCCTTTAGCCCCGACCAAACCGATTGATTTTGGCGGTCACCGCTTTTGTAATACCTGCAAACGTTGTGGTGAGGTCTGCCCGAGTCAGTCAATTGACATGTCCGATGAGCCCAGTTGGGATACGGTAGTGCCCCGTAATAATCCTGGTATCAAGGCCTTCTGGATGAACTGGGATACCTGTTCCGGTTTCGGCGCTCCGGTGAACTGCGGAATTTGTCAACCGACCTGCCCCTTTAACCATCCGTCCGAGGCCATTATTCATCCGGTTGTCAGGGCTGTCGCCGGCAATACCGGTATTTTTAACGGTTTCTTTGCCACAATGGATAGAACCTTTGGATACGGAAAAGTGCGTTCTGAGGATGAAATGGAAGCCTGGTGGACCCGAGACCTTTCAACATTCAAGGGCGATACCATCAATGGTGCCGGTAAATTTAACTGGTAG
- the plsY gene encoding glycerol-3-phosphate 1-O-acyltransferase PlsY translates to MFATEFLVVLIASYLIGSIPIGYLIARRKAKIDITTHGSGRTGATNVLRTLGRKMAALVAFMDMLKGVAAVCLAGVVIGHEFVLIGDYHMGLLMVQVMAALAAVAGHIFPVFNRFKGGRGVATFFGGFIALYPLAAIFGGEIFIISIGLTGFASLGSIAGVTGAYAIMIPLSLMSGLPVEYLIYSLVGAVVIIIMHRDNIQRLIAGKERKISEKAR, encoded by the coding sequence ATGTTCGCGACTGAGTTTTTAGTCGTTCTGATAGCTTCCTATCTTATCGGCAGCATTCCGATCGGGTATCTGATTGCCCGGCGCAAGGCAAAGATTGATATCACCACTCACGGCAGCGGCCGCACCGGGGCGACTAACGTCCTCAGAACACTGGGGCGCAAAATGGCGGCTTTGGTCGCCTTCATGGACATGCTCAAGGGTGTGGCGGCGGTGTGTTTGGCGGGGGTGGTCATCGGCCATGAGTTTGTCCTCATCGGTGACTATCATATGGGGCTGCTGATGGTGCAGGTTATGGCGGCGCTGGCCGCGGTAGCCGGTCATATCTTCCCGGTCTTTAATCGTTTCAAGGGCGGGCGTGGTGTGGCGACCTTCTTCGGTGGGTTCATTGCTTTATATCCGCTGGCGGCGATATTTGGCGGCGAGATCTTTATCATCAGTATCGGGCTGACCGGCTTTGCGTCGCTGGGCAGTATTGCCGGGGTAACCGGGGCGTACGCCATCATGATTCCGCTGTCGCTGATGAGCGGGCTGCCGGTAGAGTACCTTATATATTCGCTGGTTGGTGCCGTGGTTATCATCATCATGCACCGTGATAATATTCAGCGTTTAATCGCCGGGAAAGAACGAAAAATTTCTGAAAAGGCGCGTTAA
- a CDS encoding NAD(P)H-dependent glycerol-3-phosphate dehydrogenase, translating into MPKIAVIGATTWGITLASVLSRKEAGIRILARTEEEASRVRQSIFKASKLPESFVLPYGIRVTADVEEATHNTDAVILAVPSQSMRANLETVSPFFSKRTLIISAAKGLEIASGKRMTQVIKDETRKEHHANICVLSGPNLAWEILAGKPAVAVVAAENESRARRGVKLINAPDFCAFTNTDVIGVELGGALKNIIALGAGVVDGLGYGDNTKAALMTRGLTEITALGTALGANPLTLSGLAGQGDLIATCSSKLSRNHQVGERLTRGEALKDIEATMSGVAEGVATTLVAWNLAQKLGIEMPITERLYRVLYQGEDVRAAVKDLMAAVAGHELAGRKWNLFNLFRRRKKPEITF; encoded by the coding sequence ATGCCTAAAATAGCCGTTATCGGCGCAACAACCTGGGGTATAACGCTGGCCTCTGTATTGTCCCGCAAAGAGGCTGGAATCCGTATTTTGGCCCGGACGGAAGAAGAAGCATCCCGCGTCCGGCAGAGTATTTTCAAGGCCTCCAAACTACCGGAAAGCTTCGTGTTACCTTATGGCATCAGGGTTACTGCGGATGTTGAAGAGGCGACCCACAATACCGACGCTGTTATCCTGGCGGTGCCGTCGCAGTCCATGCGGGCTAATTTAGAAACGGTGTCGCCGTTTTTCAGCAAGCGGACGCTCATTATATCGGCCGCTAAAGGGTTGGAAATTGCCAGCGGCAAGCGCATGACTCAGGTCATCAAAGATGAAACCCGTAAAGAACATCACGCCAATATCTGTGTCCTCTCCGGCCCTAATCTGGCCTGGGAGATACTGGCCGGAAAACCGGCTGTGGCCGTGGTGGCTGCCGAGAACGAATCCCGTGCCCGCCGGGGCGTCAAGCTGATCAACGCGCCTGATTTCTGCGCCTTCACCAATACCGACGTGATCGGCGTGGAACTGGGCGGCGCGCTTAAAAATATCATTGCCCTGGGAGCCGGCGTCGTGGACGGGTTAGGCTACGGCGATAACACCAAAGCGGCGCTGATGACACGCGGACTGACTGAAATTACCGCCCTGGGCACGGCTTTGGGCGCCAATCCGCTGACCTTATCCGGACTGGCGGGTCAGGGTGACCTGATTGCGACCTGTTCCAGTAAGCTGTCCCGCAATCATCAGGTTGGGGAGCGCCTGACCCGGGGAGAAGCCCTCAAAGACATTGAAGCCACCATGAGCGGGGTGGCCGAAGGTGTGGCTACCACACTGGTGGCCTGGAATCTGGCCCAGAAACTGGGCATTGAGATGCCGATTACCGAAAGGCTCTACCGGGTGCTGTATCAGGGTGAAGATGTCCGGGCGGCGGTCAAAGACCTGATGGCAGCCGTAGCCGGCCATGAACTGGCCGGGCGTAAATGGAATTTGTTTAACTTATTTCGCCGGCGCAAGAAGCCGGAGATAACCTTTTAG
- a CDS encoding ubiquinone/menaquinone biosynthesis methyltransferase — translation METIAPVQDPGLESEEARKRKKYMVDLFVVQAKNYDFHDDIYGFYAHRLWVRTMVKIIEKFMKGKKRADMLDMGCGTGFVTFNVARKLPSIDIESFDLSPDMIAVAKERYEKGFKGRKIKFWVADAEIPFGVNKYDIVTTSFAFRNFANKNLATKNVFNALKPGGIFIIQDLTKPEKHPMKGLYAFYMKYILPIIARILGTEKSAAGWLKKSTDFMPKNAQLQKILEDAGMVNCYYKSLSGGIACIVVGYKPEA, via the coding sequence ATGGAGACAATCGCGCCGGTACAAGACCCGGGTCTGGAATCCGAAGAAGCCAGAAAACGTAAGAAATACATGGTGGACCTGTTTGTGGTTCAGGCCAAAAACTATGACTTTCACGATGATATTTACGGTTTTTACGCTCACCGTTTGTGGGTGAGGACCATGGTCAAAATCATAGAGAAGTTTATGAAGGGCAAAAAGCGGGCCGATATGCTGGATATGGGTTGCGGCACCGGGTTTGTGACCTTTAATGTGGCCCGTAAACTCCCCAGCATTGATATTGAATCATTTGACCTGTCCCCCGATATGATTGCCGTTGCCAAGGAACGCTATGAAAAGGGTTTCAAAGGCCGCAAAATCAAGTTCTGGGTGGCGGACGCTGAGATTCCGTTCGGGGTCAACAAATACGATATCGTCACCACGTCCTTCGCTTTCCGCAACTTTGCCAATAAGAACCTGGCGACCAAAAATGTATTCAATGCCCTTAAACCCGGCGGTATTTTCATTATTCAGGACCTGACCAAACCGGAAAAACACCCGATGAAGGGCCTCTACGCTTTTTACATGAAATATATCCTGCCGATTATCGCCCGGATTCTCGGGACTGAGAAATCAGCCGCGGGCTGGCTCAAGAAGAGCACCGATTTTATGCCGAAAAATGCGCAGCTTCAGAAAATCCTGGAGGATGCCGGCATGGTCAACTGCTATTATAAAAGCCTGTCCGGCGGTATTGCCTGTATCGTCGTCGGCTACAAGCCGGAGGCTTAG
- a CDS encoding GatB/YqeY domain-containing protein → MSLKLSLATELKDALRAGEKCKLNTLRLIMSAINYAEIEQQKELDDAAVHVVISKMAKQRRESIEAFQSGNRPDLVALEQAELDILENYLPKQLSREEITVEAKKVIAETGAAGPRDMGKVMGKLTPMLRGKADGKEVAAVVTELLKQ, encoded by the coding sequence ATGAGCCTTAAATTAAGTCTGGCAACGGAACTGAAAGATGCCCTGCGTGCCGGGGAGAAATGTAAGCTTAACACCCTGCGGTTGATCATGTCCGCTATCAATTATGCGGAGATTGAGCAGCAGAAGGAATTGGATGATGCCGCAGTTCATGTGGTTATCAGCAAAATGGCCAAGCAGCGTCGGGAGAGCATTGAGGCTTTTCAGTCCGGCAATCGGCCGGATCTGGTGGCTCTGGAGCAGGCGGAACTGGATATTCTGGAAAACTACCTGCCGAAGCAGCTCAGCCGCGAAGAAATAACTGTTGAAGCCAAAAAAGTCATCGCTGAAACCGGCGCTGCCGGGCCGCGGGATATGGGCAAGGTGATGGGGAAACTGACCCCGATGTTGCGGGGCAAAGCCGATGGGAAAGAAGTGGCGGCGGTGGTGACGGAGTTGCTGAAGCAGTAG